In Alteromonas sp. RKMC-009, the genomic stretch GCTTCGCTGGTACTTGAAGTACCGAACTCGCGGGCTGCACCGGATAAACGGGAACCTTCAGAACTTACCAGTGAAATGTCAGGCTTACGCTCTGCGCCGATACCGGTTGCAACAACCGTTACACGCAGTTCGTCGGCCATTTCCATATCGATAACCGTACCCACAACCACGGTAGCATTTTCAGATGCAAACGCTTTAACGGCGTTACCCACAGTTTCGAATTCGTCGATGGAGAAATCAGGGCCGGCAGTGATATTCACCAGAATACCCCGTGCACCGGACAGATCGATGTCTTCCAGCAGCGGACAGGCGATAGCGGCTTCTGCAGCTTCTTCAGCACGGTCTGCACCGGATGCAACACCGTTACCCATCATCGCAGTACCCATTTCAGACATCACGGTTTTCACGTCGGCGAAGTCAACGTTAATCAGACCAGGACGGGTGATCAGTTCAGCGATACCCTGTACCGCACCATTGAGTACGTTGTTGGCTTCGCTGAAAGCTTGCAGAAGTGGTGTGCCCGGGCCCATCACTTTCAGCAGCTTTTCGTTAGGAATGGTGATCAGTGAATCAACGTTTTTCGCTAACTCAACAATACCCTGTTCAGCAAAAGCAGTACGCTTTTTACCTTCAAACGGGAAAGGCTTGGTCACTACAGCAACCGTCAGAATGCCCATTTCGCGGGCAATTCTGGCAACTTCGGGCGCAGCACCTGTACCTGTACCACCGCCCATACCGGCAGTGATAAACACCATGTCAGCGCCGTCTAAAGCCTGACGGATGGTTTCGCGATCTTCCTGAGCGGCTTCACGGCCGATATTCGGATCAGCACCGGCACCGAGACCTTTCGTCAGCGATGAGCCGATTTGCAGTGTCACGTCTGCGCTAGAGCTGCGCAGTACCTGAGCGTCAGTGTTCACCGCGATGAACTCTACGCCTTCAATATTCTGTGCCACCATGTGTTCTACAGCATTACCGCCGCCACCACCGACGCCGATAACTTTGATTACGGCTTCTTCGCCGTGGCTATCCATTAACTCAAA encodes the following:
- the ftsZ gene encoding cell division protein FtsZ, whose product is MFELMDSHGEEAVIKVIGVGGGGGNAVEHMVAQNIEGVEFIAVNTDAQVLRSSSADVTLQIGSSLTKGLGAGADPNIGREAAQEDRETIRQALDGADMVFITAGMGGGTGTGAAPEVARIAREMGILTVAVVTKPFPFEGKKRTAFAEQGIVELAKNVDSLITIPNEKLLKVMGPGTPLLQAFSEANNVLNGAVQGIAELITRPGLINVDFADVKTVMSEMGTAMMGNGVASGADRAEEAAEAAIACPLLEDIDLSGARGILVNITAGPDFSIDEFETVGNAVKAFASENATVVVGTVIDMEMADELRVTVVATGIGAERKPDISLVSSEGSRLSGAAREFGTSSTSEARAVGSTDGNQALKVESEAQPNNDLEYLDIPAFLRKQAD